A region of Sugiyamaella lignohabitans strain CBS 10342 chromosome A, complete sequence DNA encodes the following proteins:
- the HIR3 gene encoding Hir3p (Subunit of the HIR complex; a nucleosome assembly complex involved in regulation of histone gene transcription; involved in position-dependent gene silencing and nucleosome reassembly; ortholog of human CABIN1 protein; GO_component: GO:0000417 - HIR complex [Evidence IDA,IPI] [PMID 16264190]; GO_component: GO:0000417 - HIR complex [Evidence IDA] [PMID 16303565]; GO_component: GO:0005634 - nucleus [Evidence IEA,IEA]; GO_component: GO:0005634 - nucleus [Evidence IDA] [PMID 9001207]; GO_function: GO:0003677 - DNA binding [Evidence IDA] [PMID 16264190]; GO_function: GO:0031491 - nucleosome binding [Evidence IMP] [PMID 16264190]; GO_function: GO:0003714 - transcription corepressor activity [Evidence IMP] [PMID 9001207]; GO_process: GO:0006336 - DNA replication-independent nucleosome assembly [Evidence IDA] [PMID 16264190]; GO_process: GO:0006336 - DNA replication-independent nucleosome assembly [Evidence IDA] [PMID 16303565]; GO_process: GO:0000083 - regulation of transcription involved in G1/S transition of mitotic cell cycle [Evidence IMP] [PMID 1406694]; GO_process: GO:0006355 - regulation of transcription, DNA-templated [Evidence IEA]; GO_process: GO:0006368 - transcription elongation from RNA polymerase II promoter [Evidence IGI] [PMID 16449659]; GO_process: GO:0006351 - transcription, DNA-templated [Evidence IEA]), which translates to MDIDEESKAAQESTPTPAPASDSVQDTTSQPVTDGSTQTSSSDGTLEKSEPEGSARPDSQNGGEASTDENKPESEERQTRKRKSASTEPAANNDTPNRSSNRSASNRSSKRVKARSDEQTLDSMDVAEDKSFFEQLTSFLSLCNMKFESVIPVFLDQDYPHSDQYLYDFKLILQGWDDSQAEILLKNEKPSKKSSASNNNQSILQTLDFAALGNDNIVKAPSSLTQNNTSDRCINYIQRINSGDYHLQEVRFEFIYALLSEDENGCSLLDEFWPTAVADTVRQILDNCESLIYSNVKSALLSTTVSSPHLEVCEGFFELLVDYYLTSASSLDAKTGTKANVKELEATSKLLFAKVDRWRQLFCDFASLSSPESVTSELLLRHKWVSIFLEARSCTPAANLRQFQQSKSMFEEHERKTNHPFVMEFTNFSNIPRLSIESCDTQISKYRAAAVFARVFDMEVKSVPSLDERGSNESTPETERDVNDEAKEDIADGSLHLEELSKVDLLESILLDEHKERLPEHEAVSQFLSHASIQFKFKLWSMLLDAYNDQGESKKSFEGYLRIFESSVDEITGDMFLSKSDHQRSTLILTCLSSCFDICKMLQRLIAADEELLLSLSPQRASAALETTIQLLRMLHIYNLFDDAISNNNIARHSHNSWKVASRHFEDLICHTWSIFYFFYRTCLPEQNRIPDTLNDIMSIVHDAIGSRGYCGKANGVFLDMVIRELSRLDWSESEQDMIQCLHCRYDLTLASDTFSPFDHYAGGGELDRKTALMLSKFIMRMILNRKNLNQSLLRNEVKIALDEFYQAIGDPDPALILPVAHNFSILNDYLASSLTRSLFRTSLTGGDKLAFASSPNEIVKVGEQGFYYILGYQQLSQFRIRKRSGPGRTEDAEDAIKFFQFDIVCNTNRFESWVGLAQAFDALADEDLTWDAENFNTVETRRALAVNQRKSILACAMAAKVFLTDNEKQKQGGAAASAAMSAHYEQLASTLWGLYAKLIYNASRPPMQMEAFTDIPEQIFCGFEGLYKRPKAQPVSEVSIFKMVDICLILAIKSNPTDWNNYYLRAKVLYKLKSPAEEALEQIILATKHLSEKGGGSATHYPIIEPHYKLLSLVIKYVSKGQLRPEQGLEYLKHSAYYDEKPDSRIQPMPASQPGIDFERLTFYLFFSRCLSTLVKLRAVDKRKWHHRPTYRIAKLLSERFGDAQAAKEEMSGFFPLKSISKAPIHIWKPDLERSGEQFEFRSRYIIYYVDLLKQTGDFESLCLLARKLRKFSTGTARHQEAWEYVCLGTCFALKQFLGIPTKFTEQVINKLLFEEFNAHSQNLLATVEKAKSENELPLLVGELDAIAEIRRLNNGFGSTAALDDTYVAVYLKIYLNYLESINPTKAETAVTTTPVPATPTSSALTNGASSNGLLGATVPIETTAQTVSTPSTPSLTVPSFSSRISIQSLVSPEPSLTDLTSAPSTPPARPSTPPKPPTSGAATPQKEKVRVTKRDIIIRITPFLKAVVSKSGKQAKEKGKDKEKAKEKKEKEKKEKQKEKEKPKEKDTEKENIKEEKSNEDEKESELEDKGSDTPKQVPDTKQD; encoded by the coding sequence ATGGATATTGACGAGGAATCTAAAGCGGCGCAGGAGTCGACTCCGACTCCGGCACCTGCGTCAGATTCTGTTCAGGATACTACTTCACAACCTGTCACAGATGGCTCAACCCAAACATCCAGCTCAGATGGTACGTTGGAGAAATCTGAACCAGAAGGCAGTGCTAGGCCTGACAGCCAGAACGGAGGTGAGGCTAGCACAGACGAAAATAAGCCGGAGTCTGAAGAGAGGCAGACTAGGAAGAGAAAAAGTGCCAGCACGGAACCAGCGGCTAATAATGATACACCAAACCGGTCTAGTAATCGGTCTGCTAGTAATCGATCCAGTAAGAGAGTAAAGGCTAGATCAGATGAGCAAACTCTAGATAGTATGGATGTTGCTGAAGACAAGTCCTTTTTCGAGCAATTGACGTCGTTTTTATCGCTTTGCAATATGAAATTTGAAAGTGTAATTCCTGTTTTCCTGGATCAAGACTATCCTCATTCGGACCAATACTTGTATGACTTTAAGTTAATATTACAGGGATGGGACGATTCACAAGCTGAAATTCTGCTAAAGAATGAAAAGCCAAGTAAGAAATCCAGTGCAAGTAATAACAATCAATCGATATTGCAAACACTCGATtttgctgctcttggtaACGACAACATTGTCAAAGCCCCGTCCTCGCTAACACAAAATAATACATCAGATAGATGTATTAATTACATACAGCGAATTAACAGTGGTGATTATCACTTACAAGAAGTTCGTTTTGAGTTTATTTATGCACTTCTgtctgaagatgaaaatggatGTTCGTTATTGGATGAGTTTTGGCCCACAGCAGTGGCTGATACTGTTCGTCAAATCCTTGATAACTGCGAGTCACTGATTTATTCCAATGTGAAGAGTGCTCTACTTTCGACCACAGTATCTAGTCCCCATTTGGAGGTTTGTGAGGGATTCTTTGAATTACTTGTGGATTACTATTTAACCAGTGCTAGCTCTTTAGATGCAAAAACCGGAACGAAAGCAAATGTCAAAGAGCTCGAAGCAACGTCTAAACTTTTATTTGCTAAAGTGGATAGGTGGCGACAGCTTTTCTGTGACTTTGCTAGTTTAAGTAGCCCAGAATCTGTGACAAGCGAACTACTATTGCGACATAAATGGGTCTCTATTTTCCTTGAGGCACGTAGTTGTACTCCAGCTGCCAACTTACGACAGTTTCAACAGTCCAAGTCAATGTTTGAGGAGcatgaaagaaaaacaaaccacccGTTTGTTATGGAATTCACAAACTTTTCCAATATTCCTAGATTGTCCATTGAGAGTTGTGATACACAGATTTCCAAATATCGGGCTGCTGCAGTATTTGCGAGAGTTTTTGATATGGAAGTAAAGTCTGTACCTTCTCTAGATGAACGCGGGTCCAATGAGAGCACTCCAGAGACAGAGCGAGATGTTAATGATGAGGCTAAAGAAGATATCGCTGATGGCTCGTTGCATCTTGAAGAGCTTTCGAAAGTGGATCTACTCGAATCTATTCTCTTAGACGAACACAAAGAGAGACTGCCCGAGCACGAAGCAGTGTCGCAGTTTCTCTCACATGcttcaattcaattcaaatTTAAACTCTGGTCGATGCTTTTGGATGCTTATAACGATCAAGGAGAGTCTAAAAAGTCCTTTGAGGGGTACCTGAGAATATTTGAGTCGAGCGTGGACGAAATTACTGGAGATATGTTTTTGAGTAAATCCGACCACCAACGTTCCACATTGATTCTCACATGTCTCAGCTCATGCTTTGATATTTGTAAGATGTTACAGCGTCTGAtcgctgctgatgaagagctATTGTTAAGTCTGTCTCCTCAAAGGGCGTCTGCAGCACTAGAGACGACAATTCAGTTATTGAGGATGttgcatatttataatttatttgatgACGCCATTTCGAACAATAACATTGCACGTCATAGTCACAACTCATGGAAAGTGGCATCGAGGCATTTTGAGGATTTAATCTGTCATACCTGGAgtattttctatttcttCTATCGTACTTGTCTTCCTGAACAGAATAGGATTCCCGACACATTAAATGATATTATGAGTATTGTACACGATGCTATTGGCAGTAGAGGTTATTGTGGAAAAGCCAATGGGGTGTTCTTGGATATGGTAATTCGTGAGCTTAGCAGATTAGACTGGTCTGAGTCTGAGCAGGACATGATCCAGTGTTTGCATTGTAGATATGATCTGACACTGGCAAGCGATACATTTTCACCGTTTGATCATTATGCAGGCGGTGGAGAACTTGATCGTAAAACGGCCCTAATGCTATCAAAATTCATTATGAGAATGATCCTGAATAGGAAGAACCTTAATCAGAGTCTGTTACGGAACGAAGTCAAAATTGCATTGGATGAGTTTTACCAGGCTATTGGTGATCCTGATCCAGCACTAATATTACCAGTGGCACACAACTTTTCAATTCTTAACGATTATCtcgcttcttctttgacTCGGTCTCTGTTTAGAACCTCTCttactggtggtgataaGCTAGCATTTGCATCATCGCCTAACGAAATTGTAAAAGTGGGCGAACAAGGTTTCTACTATATTCTGGGATATCAACAACTGTCGCAATTCAGAATAAGGAAGCGGTCGGGTCCAGGTCGTACTGAGGATGCAGAAGATGCAATCAAGTTTTTCCagtttgatattgtttGCAATACCAATCGATTTGAGTCATGGGTAGGATTGGCACAGGCTTTTGATGCACTTGCGGACGAAGATCTCACATGGGATGCTGAAAACTTCAATACTGTAGAGACGCGACGAGCACTAGCTGTTAATCAGAGAAAGTCAATTCTAGCATGTGCTATGGCTGCCAAAGTGTTCCTTACTGATAATgagaagcagaaacaaGGAGGTGCTGCCGCTTCAGCTGCCATGTCGGCTCATTATGAGCAGTTAGCATCTACCCTTTGGGGACTCTATGCGAAGCTGATTTATAATGCATCTCGTCCTCCAATGCAGATGGAAGCATTCACTGACATTCCTGAACAAATATTCTGTGGATTCGAGGGTCTATACAAGCGGCCAAAGGCTCAACCTGTTAGTGAGGTATCGATTTTCAAAATGGTTGATATCTGTTTAATATTGGCTATAAAGTCGAACCCAACAGACTGGAATAACTACTATTTGCGTGCCAAAGTGCTGTATAAACTGAAAAGTCCAGCAGAAGAGGCTCTGGAGCAAATCATACTGGCAACCAAACATTTATCTGAGAAAGGAGGTGGTAGTGCTACACACTACCCGATCATTGAGCCTCATTATAAACTGTTGTCACTAGTTATAAAATATGTTTCCAAAGGGCAACTACGGCCTGAACAGGGATTGGAGTACCTAAAGCACAGCGCATATTACGATGAAAAACCAGACAGCCGGATCCAGCCAATGCCTGCCAGTCAGCCAGGCATTGATTTTGAGAGACTAACATTTTATCTATTTTTCTCACGTTGTTTGTCGACGTTGGTGAAGCTGCGAGCAGTTGACAAGAGAAAATGGCACCATCGTCCTACCTATCGCATTGCCAAGCTGCTCAGTGAAAGGTTTGGAGATGCACAGGCagccaaagaagagatgTCAGGTTTTTTCCCATTGAAATCTATTTCCAAGGCACCCATTCATATTTGGAAACCCGACTTGGAAAGATCTGGAGAGCAGTTTGAGTTCCGAAGTCgatatattatatattatgtGGACTTGCTCAAGCAAACTGGCGATTTTGAAAGTTTGTGTCTGCTGGCAAGGAAGTTAAGAAAGTTCTCTACTGGCACTGCTCGACATCAGGAAGCTTGGGAATATGTCTGTCTTGGAACATGCTTTGCATTAAAGCAGTTTTTGGGCATACCTACCAAATTCACCGAACAGGTGATCAATAAGCTTCTTTTTGAAGAATTCAACGCTCATTCACAAAACTTGTTGGCAACAGTAGAAAAGGCAAAGTCGGAAAATGAGCTTCCTCTGCTCGTTGGTGAGCTGGATGCGATAGCAGAAATAAGGCGACTCAACAATGGATTTGGATCCACTGCGGCATTGGATGACACATATGTTGCAGTCTACTTAAAGATATACCTCAACTATCTGGAGTCTATTAATCCCACGAAAGCTGAGACGGCTGTTACTACTACGCCAGTACCGGCAACACCTACGTCTTCAGCCTTGACCAATGGAGCAAGTTCTAACGGTTTGTTGGGTGCCACAGTTCCAATAGAAACAACTGCTCAGACTGTGAGTACGCCCTCAACCCCTTCTCTAACAGTGCCTTCATTCTCATCCAGGATCTCAATCCAGTCTCTTGTATCACCAGAACCTAGCCTTACTGATCTCACATCGGCTCCAAGCACACCCCCGGCTCGTCCATCAACTCCTCCAAAACCGCCAACCAGCGGAGCAGCGACTCCACAGAAGGAAAAAGTGCGTGTTACGAAGCGAGATATTATCATTCGAATCACGCCTTTCTTGAAGGCGGTGGTGTCGAAGAGCGGTAAGCAGGCTAAAGAAAAGGGAAAAGACAAAGAGAAAGcgaaagagaaaaaggagaaggaaaagaaagagaagcagaaggagaaggaaaagCCGAAGGAAAAGGACActgaaaaggaaaatatCAAGGAAGAGAAATCCAATGAAGACGAAAAAGAGAGTGAACTAGAAGACAAAGGGTCTGATACACCCAAGCAAGTACCCGATACAAAGCAGGACTAG
- the SOK2 gene encoding Sok2p (Nuclear protein that negatively regulates pseudohyphal differentiation; plays a regulatory role in the cyclic AMP (cAMP)-dependent protein kinase (PKA) signal transduction pathway; relocalizes to the cytosol in response to hypoxia; SOK2 has a paralog, PHD1, that arose from the whole genome duplication; GO_component: GO:0005829 - cytosol [Evidence IDA] [PMID 22932476]; GO_component: GO:0005634 - nucleus [Evidence IEA,IEA]; GO_component: GO:0005634 - nucleus [Evidence IDA] [PMID 14562095]; GO_component: GO:0005634 - nucleus [Evidence IDA] [PMID 22932476]; GO_function: GO:0003677 - DNA binding [Evidence IEA,IEA]; GO_function: GO:0043565 - sequence-specific DNA binding [Evidence IDA] [PMID 19111667]; GO_function: GO:0003700 - sequence-specific DNA binding transcription factor activity [Evidence IEA]; GO_function: GO:0003700 - sequence-specific DNA binding transcription factor activity [Evidence ISS] [PMID 8524252]; GO_process: GO:0007124 - pseudohyphal growth [Evidence IMP] [PMID 11046133]; GO_process: GO:0007124 - pseudohyphal growth [Evidence IMP] [PMID 8524252]; GO_process: GO:0006355 - regulation of transcription, DNA-templated [Evidence IEA,IEA]; GO_process: GO:0006351 - transcription, DNA-templated [Evidence IEA]) → MSATPSTGSNTGSMTTPASSSNNTTPNIGSSSARPRVTTTLWDDESTLCFQVEAKGVCVARREDNDMINGTKLLNVAGMTRGRRDGILKAEKVRHVVKIGAMHLKGVWIPFDRAMTFANKEGIADMLYPLFLPDIKSLLYQNGNGSSASSSSVNVGSNGGSNTATTHSGVINPNSNPNNVGVLGVANGGLSSIPNSTLGAPANSNSINTGYGRMKDEFYSYSNPSQDDSSSSSDGRPAKRRNTQPQAPPSSQPQQQQYYYQYQDVYNNGSQYSGIPHPQQRQQQQQQQQQQLQQQPGLQRYISTLGGNGVTPSAGGSSSGSIPNSSTPSSQSPVYEYAPPPQNAGQQPLYQGYPSSYTYQVLQQPQSSAGQSPISTNAKTATGTGSYQAHDSVNAGAANTYQPDYYAKPSQGGQQQQQAQQTGPYGLPPQPSYAAYYGGSAAIPTNLTVNRNASYRPNSGTLPPPSVLSGTTDS, encoded by the coding sequence ATGTCTGCTACCCCCTCTACTGGTTCAAATACCGGTTCAATGACTACTCCTGCCTCATCTTCTAATAATACGACGCCAAATATTGGGTCGTCATCTGCCCGACCAAGAGTTACTACTACTCTATGGGACGATGAGAGCACCTTGTGCTTCCAGGTAGAAGCAAAGGGTGTTTGTGTTGCTAGACGTGAAGATAACGATATGATTAATGGTACTAAACTCCTCAATGTCGCTGGTATGACTAGAGGCCGTCGAGACGGTATTCTTAAAGCTGAAAAAGTCCGCCATGTTGTCAAGATTGGTGCCATGCACTTGAAAGGTGTATGGATTCCTTTTGATAGAGCAATGACTTTTGCTAATAAAGAGGGTATTGCTGATATGCTGTACCCACTATTTCTGCCTGATATCAAGAGTTTACTCTATCAAAATGGAAACGGGTCCTCcgcttcttcctcttctgtCAATGTCGGATCTAACGGTGGTTCAAACACTGCCACTACCCACTCTGGCGTTATCAACCCTAATTCAAATCCCAACAATGTTGGTGTACTTGGTGTTGCTAACGGCGGTCTTTCTTCCATTCCTAACTCTACCCTTGGAGCTCCTGCTAATTCTAATAGCATTAATACAGGATACGGCAGAATGAAGGATGAATTTTACTCCTACTCTAATCCTTCCCAGGATGATAGCTCTTCGTCTAGTGACGGTCGTCCCGCGAAACGAAGGAATACCCAGCCTCAAGCTCCTCCTTCCTCCCAAccccaacaacaacagtattactaccagtaccagGACGTCTATAATAACGGTTCTCAATATTCTGGCATTCCCCACCCTCAACAAcgccaacagcagcaacagcaacaacaacaacaacttcagcagcaacctGGTTTGCAAAGATACATCTCCACTCTTGGAGGAAACGGTGTCACCCCCAGTGCTGGTGGATCTAGTAGTGGTTCTATTCCTAATTCGTCTACTCCTTCGTCTCAATCACCTGTTTACGAGTatgctcctcctccacaAAACGCTGGTCAACAGCCTCTTTACCAAGGATATCCATCTTCTTACACTTATCAGGTTCTCCAACAGCCTCAATCTTCTGCTGGCCAGTCACCAATATCGACCAATGCTAAAACTGCCACTGGAACTGGCTCGTACCAGGCCCATGACTCTGTTAATGCAGGCGCTGCAAACACCTACCAGCCAGACTACTACGCCAAACCAAGTCAAGGtggtcaacaacagcaacaggcCCAACAAACTGGTCCTTATGGCCTTCCTCCTCAACCTTCATACGCAGCTTACTATGGCGGTTCCGCTGCTATTCCAACAAACTTGACTGTCAACCGTAATGCTTCTTACAGACCTAATTCCGGTACCCTACCCCCACCATCTGTACTTTCTGGTACCACCGACTCTTAA
- the PPX1 gene encoding Ppx1p (Exopolyphosphatase; hydrolyzes inorganic polyphosphate (poly P) into Pi residues; located in the cytosol, plasma membrane, and mitochondrial matrix; GO_component: GO:0005737 - cytoplasm [Evidence IEA]; GO_component: GO:0005737 - cytoplasm [Evidence IDA] [PMID 7860598]; GO_component: GO:0005829 - cytosol [Evidence TAS] [PMID 12689631]; GO_component: GO:0005759 - mitochondrial matrix [Evidence TAS] [PMID 12689631]; GO_component: GO:0005886 - plasma membrane [Evidence TAS] [PMID 12689631]; GO_function: GO:0004309 - exopolyphosphatase activity [Evidence IEA]; GO_function: GO:0004309 - exopolyphosphatase activity [Evidence IDA] [PMID 17215253]; GO_function: GO:0004309 - exopolyphosphatase activity [Evidence IDA,IMP] [PMID 7860598]; GO_function: GO:0016787 - hydrolase activity [Evidence IEA,IEA]; GO_function: GO:0030145 - manganese ion binding [Evidence IEA]; GO_function: GO:0046872 - metal ion binding [Evidence IEA]; GO_function: GO:0016462 - pyrophosphatase activity [Evidence IEA]; GO_process: GO:0006798 - polyphosphate catabolic process [Evidence IMP] [PMID 7860598]; GO_process: GO:0006798 - polyphosphate catabolic process [Evidence IDA] [PMID 8157625]), with translation MAPRDILRKDYKDWQDDSKGLSAAANENIKLGISSTVQSFAWLYSEHPDFNTDIANWAENENLSICAVMATSTDSQNNFQRELAVYATEDAKDLLDTLLQKASGPLQLEPKVIPNATDDRVLIFQQKNVAASRKQVAPIFRNALYGTSLPAL, from the coding sequence ATGGCCCCCAGAGATATTCTTCGCAAGGATTATAAAGATTGGCAAGATGATAGCAAAGGGCTGTCTGCTGCAGCCAATGAGAATATAAAGCTGGGAATAAGCTCGACAGTTCAGTCGTTTGCTTGGCTTTATTCAGAACATCCAGATTTCAATACAGATATTGCGAACTGGGCAGAAAATGAGAATCTTTCCATTTGTGCTGTAATGGCTACTTCGACGGACTCGCAGAACAACTTTCAGAGGGAACTAGCGGTTTACGCGACCGAGGATGCTAAAGACCTCCTCGACACCTTACTTCAAAAGGCGTCGGGTCCTCTACAGCTCGAACCTAAAGTCATTCCTAATGCCACTGATGATCGAGTGCTTATATTCCAGCAGAAAAATGTGGCTGCCTCGCGTAAGCAAGTAGCTCCTATTTTCAGAAATGCACTCTACGGCACTTCACTGCCTGCTCTGTAg